Proteins from a genomic interval of Nostoc sp. TCL240-02:
- a CDS encoding transposase, which produces MRVLHRKGIVSTFSTNGIKRHLAVDTLGFPFFTHCTKANVSDDRGLIEMLTKNIDYFQSKPVNIPKITILLDHGYHPEYLREELEKVYPQMMTKIRFELSAKPSKQQNKELGKSGFVPVAARWVIERSNAWIERCKILVKNFERTLDNATAKVNLCFIRLMLQRLAASS; this is translated from the coding sequence ATGCGAGTATTACATCGAAAGGGTATTGTTTCTACTTTCTCGACAAATGGCATTAAAAGACATCTAGCCGTTGATACCCTGGGGTTTCCCTTCTTTACTCATTGCACTAAAGCAAATGTATCTGATGATAGGGGTTTGATTGAGATGTTGACTAAAAACATTGATTATTTCCAGTCAAAACCCGTCAATATTCCCAAAATCACCATTCTGCTAGACCACGGTTATCACCCTGAGTATTTGAGGGAGGAGCTAGAAAAAGTTTATCCCCAAATGATGACGAAAATCAGGTTTGAACTTTCGGCAAAACCATCAAAACAACAAAACAAAGAATTAGGGAAATCTGGGTTTGTTCCGGTTGCCGCGAGGTGGGTAATTGAACGGTCAAATGCTTGGATTGAGAGATGCAAAATTCTCGTTAAGAACTTTGAGAGAACTCTAGATAATGCAACTGCCAAGGTTAATCTTTGTTTCATTCGGCTAATGCTTCAGAGGCTTGCAGCCTCTTCTTAG
- the psbD gene encoding photosystem II D2 protein (photosystem q(a) protein), which produces MTIAVGRAPSRGWFDVLDDWLKRDRFVFVGWSGILLFPCAFLALGGWLTGTTFVTSWYTHGLASSYLEGANFLTVAVSTPADSMGHSLLLLWGPEAQGDLTRWFQLGGLWPFVALHGAFGLIGFMLRQFEIARLVGIRPYNALAFSAPIAVFVSVFLMYPLGQSSWFFAPSFGVAAIFRFLLFLQGFHNWTLNPFHMMGVAGVLGGALLCAIHGATVENTLFEDGDGANTFRAFNPTQSEETYSMVTANRFWSQIFGIAFSNKRWLHFFMLFVPVTGLWMSAVGIVGLALNLRAYDFVSQELRAAEDPEFETFYTKNILLNEGIRAWMAPQDQPHEQFVFPEEVLPRGNAL; this is translated from the coding sequence ATGACCATCGCAGTTGGACGTGCGCCCAGTAGAGGGTGGTTTGACGTTCTAGACGACTGGCTCAAGCGCGATCGCTTCGTATTCGTAGGTTGGTCAGGGATACTATTATTCCCCTGTGCCTTCCTAGCACTAGGCGGTTGGCTGACCGGTACCACCTTCGTCACCTCTTGGTACACCCACGGATTAGCCTCCTCCTACCTAGAAGGAGCTAACTTCTTAACAGTGGCAGTATCCACCCCCGCTGACAGCATGGGACATTCCCTATTGCTGTTGTGGGGACCAGAAGCCCAAGGCGACCTCACCCGTTGGTTCCAACTGGGTGGATTGTGGCCATTCGTTGCCTTACATGGAGCCTTTGGTTTGATTGGCTTCATGTTGCGGCAATTTGAAATTGCGCGTCTAGTAGGAATCCGTCCTTATAACGCCCTCGCCTTCTCCGCTCCCATTGCAGTATTCGTCAGTGTATTCCTGATGTACCCCTTGGGACAATCAAGCTGGTTCTTTGCACCCAGCTTTGGGGTGGCTGCAATTTTCCGGTTCCTGCTATTCCTGCAAGGCTTCCACAACTGGACACTCAACCCCTTCCACATGATGGGTGTTGCTGGTGTATTGGGTGGTGCATTATTGTGCGCCATTCACGGAGCCACAGTCGAAAATACCTTGTTTGAAGATGGAGATGGTGCCAACACCTTCCGCGCCTTCAATCCAACCCAGTCGGAAGAAACCTATTCAATGGTGACAGCAAACCGATTCTGGTCACAGATTTTCGGGATTGCTTTCTCAAACAAACGCTGGTTGCACTTCTTTATGTTGTTCGTGCCAGTCACAGGTTTGTGGATGAGTGCCGTCGGCATCGTCGGTTTAGCACTCAACCTGCGGGCTTATGATTTCGTCTCCCAAGAATTGCGGGCGGCGGAAGACCCTGAGTTTGAAACCTTCTATACCAAAAACATTTTGCTGAACGAGGGTATCCGCGCTTGGATGGCTCCTCAAGATCAACCCCACGAACAATTTGTATTCCCTGAGGAGGTATTACCACGTGGTAATGCTCTGTAA
- a CDS encoding ABC transporter ATP-binding protein, which translates to MAQVGIEVKDLNFSWPNGEKVIKSCSLEVPKGEFWMLLGTNGSGKSTLLRLLAGLLAPESGEIRVLHPVGFVFQNPDHQLVMPTVGADVAFGLVEEKLPPAATRARVEEALGAVNLLTLQRRPIYALSGGQKQRVAIAGAIARRCEVLLLDEPTALLDPDSQLDLVASVRRLVKSRGITALWVTHRLDELNYCDGAFLLEKGSLVDRGEAQRLKQRLMEVHSEAS; encoded by the coding sequence ATGGCTCAAGTGGGCATTGAGGTCAAGGATTTAAATTTCAGTTGGCCAAATGGAGAGAAAGTTATCAAATCTTGCTCTTTAGAAGTACCCAAGGGTGAGTTTTGGATGCTCTTGGGTACAAATGGCAGTGGAAAATCAACGTTACTTAGACTACTGGCGGGGTTATTGGCTCCTGAATCTGGCGAAATTCGGGTTTTGCACCCTGTTGGCTTTGTTTTCCAAAATCCAGATCATCAACTAGTGATGCCAACGGTTGGTGCTGATGTGGCTTTTGGATTGGTGGAAGAAAAGTTGCCACCTGCTGCCACCAGAGCTAGGGTTGAGGAGGCGCTGGGAGCGGTGAATTTGCTTACCCTGCAACGACGACCTATTTATGCACTCTCTGGGGGACAGAAACAACGAGTGGCGATCGCAGGTGCAATCGCCCGTCGCTGTGAAGTCTTATTATTAGATGAACCCACTGCCTTATTAGATCCAGATAGCCAGTTGGATTTAGTTGCCAGTGTCCGTCGCCTTGTCAAAAGTAGAGGGATCACAGCGCTGTGGGTAACACATCGATTAGACGAGTTAAATTACTGTGATGGCGCTTTTTTGTTAGAAAAAGGCTCTCTGGTAGATAGAGGTGAAGCCCAACGCCTCAAACAACGTCTGATGGAGGTACACAGTGAAGCCTCTTAA
- a CDS encoding 4a-hydroxytetrahydrobiopterin dehydratase, producing MTQLLTETEIQEQAKVLSGWTVEESKLYITRTFKDFIQAIEFVNKLVEPAESAGHHPDIEVSYNKVKITLTTHDAGGLTQADFDVAQTISQIK from the coding sequence ATGACACAACTACTCACGGAAACGGAAATTCAAGAGCAGGCAAAGGTTTTGTCAGGTTGGACTGTCGAAGAATCTAAATTGTATATTACTCGAACATTCAAGGATTTTATCCAAGCAATTGAGTTCGTCAATAAACTGGTGGAACCAGCTGAGTCAGCAGGACATCATCCAGACATAGAGGTTTCCTACAACAAAGTGAAGATTACACTCACAACCCATGATGCAGGCGGACTAACACAGGCAGACTTTGATGTAGCGCAGACGATTTCCCAAATTAAATAA
- a CDS encoding iron uptake porin: MSNLLWKSLVVSPAVLGATLLVSTTAIAAPNTTTEVSPAKQAGVAEVAQQPEMLAQTTIDQVNRYSNEGNQNNSQSQVTSVSQFSDVQPTDWAFQALQSLVERYGCIAGYPNATYRGNRALTRYEFAAGLNACLDRVNELIATATADLVTKQDLATLQRLQEEFSAELATLRGRVDSLEARTAELEANQFSTTTKLVGEAIFGVTDVFGGNTGDNNNTVFQDRVRLDLQTSFTGRDVLHTRLAAGNATAFTQFDNAGGAINTAEGTQTFQVGNGAGNNSVRIDRLTYEVPVGPANVYIAASGGRHSHYAAVNNPYFFDNTDGGNGALSAFASESPIYRIGGGAGIALNLPLGKGGGILGNSSITAGYLASQANNPGLSQGLTNGDYAALGQLNFSVGDRLALAATYVHGYSASGALFDSGTDGATGAFDVGTGQANFLGNAGGVTPSSSNSYGVSAAFRPSDKLSISGFVSYHDVTGVGANDDYQAWSYGLGVALPDFGKKGNVLGLFAGAEPYSFNRPGFGGNNDIPYHFEGFYKYRVSDNISVTPGVIWLTSPGQSSANDDAIIGTLRTTFTF; encoded by the coding sequence ATGTCTAATCTATTATGGAAATCCTTAGTGGTTAGCCCAGCAGTTTTGGGAGCAACGTTGTTAGTTTCGACAACAGCGATCGCGGCTCCAAACACAACCACTGAAGTATCACCAGCAAAACAAGCAGGTGTAGCTGAAGTTGCCCAACAGCCAGAAATGTTGGCTCAAACAACGATAGATCAAGTTAATCGTTACAGCAACGAAGGCAACCAAAATAACTCTCAGTCTCAAGTAACATCGGTTTCGCAATTTTCTGACGTACAACCCACTGACTGGGCATTCCAAGCATTGCAGTCCTTGGTTGAACGCTATGGTTGTATTGCAGGTTATCCGAATGCCACTTATCGTGGTAATCGTGCTTTGACCCGTTATGAATTTGCTGCTGGTTTGAACGCCTGTTTGGATCGCGTTAACGAGTTGATTGCCACAGCAACAGCTGATTTGGTGACGAAACAAGATTTAGCTACCCTACAGCGTTTACAAGAAGAATTTTCCGCAGAATTGGCAACCCTACGCGGTCGCGTAGATTCCCTAGAAGCGCGGACTGCTGAATTGGAAGCCAATCAGTTCTCTACTACCACAAAATTAGTCGGTGAAGCCATTTTTGGTGTTACTGATGTATTTGGCGGTAACACTGGTGACAACAACAATACAGTCTTCCAAGATCGGGTACGTTTAGACTTGCAAACCAGCTTCACTGGTAGAGACGTTTTACATACTCGTCTGGCAGCTGGTAATGCAACAGCCTTTACACAATTTGATAACGCTGGTGGTGCGATCAACACTGCTGAAGGCACACAAACATTTCAAGTTGGTAATGGCGCTGGTAACAACAGTGTCAGGATAGACCGCTTAACTTATGAAGTTCCTGTAGGGCCGGCTAACGTTTACATTGCAGCTAGTGGTGGACGACACAGCCATTACGCTGCTGTCAACAATCCTTACTTTTTTGACAACACTGATGGCGGTAACGGCGCGTTGTCTGCCTTTGCTTCTGAAAGTCCCATCTATCGGATTGGTGGCGGTGCTGGTATAGCGCTCAATCTACCCCTTGGTAAAGGTGGCGGCATCTTAGGAAATAGCTCAATCACTGCGGGTTACTTGGCATCCCAAGCTAATAATCCTGGTCTTAGTCAAGGTCTGACCAACGGTGACTATGCTGCTTTAGGACAGTTGAACTTTAGTGTTGGCGATCGCTTGGCTTTAGCTGCTACCTACGTCCACGGTTATAGCGCAAGTGGTGCTTTATTTGACTCTGGTACAGACGGAGCAACTGGAGCTTTTGATGTAGGTACTGGACAAGCTAACTTTTTAGGTAATGCAGGAGGTGTAACCCCATCTTCAAGTAATTCCTACGGTGTGTCGGCTGCGTTTAGGCCCAGCGACAAACTGTCCATTAGTGGCTTCGTCTCTTATCATGATGTCACAGGTGTCGGTGCAAATGATGATTATCAAGCTTGGAGCTATGGTTTAGGAGTAGCCTTACCTGATTTCGGTAAAAAAGGTAACGTTTTAGGTCTTTTTGCAGGCGCAGAACCCTATTCCTTTAACCGTCCAGGTTTTGGCGGCAACAATGATATACCTTATCACTTTGAAGGCTTCTACAAATATCGCGTATCGGATAACATCTCTGTTACCCCTGGCGTAATTTGGTTAACCTCTCCTGGTCAGAGCAGCGCTAACGATGATGCAATTATCGGTACACTCAGAACTACTTTCACCTTCTAG
- a CDS encoding transposase yields the protein MPYSSSLTDEEWEILEPLLPTILPAKKQTRPANWTKRELLDGIFYQLKNGCNWEDLPKDLPPYSTVYWHYKQWRAKGVIEELMRVLHGRVREQVKKKLSGRR from the coding sequence ATGCCGTACTCTAGCAGCCTAACAGACGAAGAATGGGAAATTCTCGAACCTCTACTGCCGACTATATTGCCTGCTAAGAAACAGACTAGACCCGCCAACTGGACAAAAAGAGAACTCTTAGATGGCATCTTCTATCAACTAAAGAATGGCTGCAATTGGGAAGACTTACCCAAGGACTTGCCCCCCTACTCGACTGTATATTGGCATTACAAGCAGTGGCGGGCCAAAGGAGTGATAGAAGAATTGATGAGAGTTTTACATGGACGAGTGCGTGAACAGGTAAAAAAAAAGCTAAGTGGACGACGCTGA
- a CDS encoding AAA family ATPase yields the protein MTSGALPSNPFVAAGMIEDPRVFVGRKDELHAIASRMKGDQPTSINIVGEKHIGKSSLLHYFVLTWQQRVLNNSNNYVVIYLPLRGVDCQTETGFYEAVAEGLLSHVQGWQQRSLQNCWKIKPLNRQAFSDAVKEWKQQGKLPVLCLDDFESLLKHPDKFDNGFYDNLRSLMDSNALMLVVASRKQLDVYANEHRFVSSFFNIGHTISLNELTTDEAIELSRLPTRSTNGAALSVDEQNHAQQWGDRYPYKLQLAGYYLWEARQQGKAIKWAKQQFDQQLANPKSKAKEQRWQLWLRWLVWDLPVRLGKIPKFIGATLGDIGNWITGLVILLLPVLVWVGVLHWNEVWDFVRDKLGIK from the coding sequence ATGACTTCTGGAGCGCTGCCTTCTAATCCTTTTGTGGCTGCGGGGATGATTGAAGATCCCAGGGTGTTTGTCGGTCGTAAAGATGAATTACACGCGATCGCATCTCGGATGAAGGGCGATCAGCCTACAAGTATTAATATAGTTGGCGAGAAGCACATTGGTAAATCTTCGTTGCTGCATTATTTCGTTCTGACTTGGCAGCAGCGAGTATTAAACAACAGTAATAATTATGTGGTAATTTACCTACCGTTAAGGGGTGTGGATTGCCAAACTGAAACGGGTTTTTATGAGGCTGTGGCAGAAGGTTTACTGAGTCACGTTCAGGGATGGCAACAACGCAGTCTGCAAAATTGTTGGAAGATTAAACCGCTTAATCGGCAAGCATTTTCAGATGCGGTTAAGGAATGGAAACAGCAAGGAAAGCTTCCCGTCCTCTGTCTGGATGATTTTGAAAGTCTTTTGAAACATCCCGATAAATTCGATAATGGATTTTATGACAATTTGCGATCGCTGATGGATAGCAATGCCTTGATGCTAGTGGTGGCTTCGCGTAAACAACTGGATGTTTATGCTAACGAGCATCGGTTTGTCTCTAGTTTTTTCAATATTGGTCACACAATTTCTTTGAATGAACTAACTACAGATGAGGCTATTGAACTGTCGCGCTTACCAACTCGCTCTACTAATGGTGCAGCTTTGAGTGTAGACGAACAGAATCATGCCCAGCAGTGGGGCGATCGTTATCCTTACAAGTTGCAATTGGCTGGTTACTATTTGTGGGAAGCACGTCAACAAGGCAAGGCAATCAAGTGGGCGAAACAGCAGTTTGACCAACAGCTTGCAAATCCTAAATCTAAAGCAAAAGAACAACGATGGCAATTATGGCTGCGTTGGTTAGTTTGGGATTTGCCAGTGCGTCTAGGGAAAATACCCAAATTCATCGGTGCAACGTTAGGTGATATAGGCAACTGGATTACTGGGTTAGTCATTTTGCTTTTACCAGTTTTGGTTTGGGTGGGTGTGCTGCACTGGAATGAAGTTTGGGATTTTGTGCGTGACAAGCTGGGGATAAAGTAG
- a CDS encoding serine hydrolase: protein MLLTHKENILKFSWLLPSFFSLFLFGSTVKAAAIANWHFDSNRNHLDFTTDENIQPKVQLLTNPTRLVIDLPGVKLGYPQTSQRVGLVIKDISIGQFNADTTRMVVTLAPNYTFDLAQVKLQEESLNHWSVQLPKPIQLTATRPNILEITPTQSSISPTVSDNSTLFAGVVPMHSPMKALEPQIKALMNRYSFLKTGMFFLDLDTGDYLDVGGDRVFPAASTIKLPILIAFFQDLDASKVTLQENLTMRRDLVTNGSGTMQYERVGKKYTALETITKMITISDNTATNMIIDRLGGATKLNQRFRNWGLKDTVIRHLLADLRGTNTTSSQDMARVLALVVNNKLVSPQSREQALDILRHTTIHTLLPAGLGKGAVIANKTGDIGFLIGDAGFVTMPNGKRYLAAIFVTRPYKDTRGRDFIRQVSQLVYDYLNQTNPVAAVGSPNSATR from the coding sequence ATGCTCCTCACACACAAAGAAAACATTTTAAAATTTAGCTGGCTTCTACCCAGCTTCTTCAGCTTGTTCCTGTTTGGTTCCACTGTCAAAGCTGCTGCGATCGCTAATTGGCATTTTGATAGCAATCGTAATCATCTAGATTTTACGACAGACGAGAATATTCAACCCAAAGTACAATTACTTACCAATCCAACCCGTCTGGTAATTGATTTACCTGGAGTCAAACTAGGATATCCACAGACTAGTCAAAGAGTGGGGTTAGTAATTAAAGACATTAGCATCGGGCAGTTTAATGCAGATACTACTCGTATGGTCGTTACCTTAGCACCCAATTATACTTTCGACTTAGCGCAGGTGAAGTTGCAAGAGGAATCTCTCAATCATTGGTCTGTGCAGTTACCCAAGCCTATACAATTGACTGCAACCCGGCCTAACATTTTAGAAATAACTCCGACTCAATCGAGTATTTCTCCAACAGTAAGTGATAACAGCACTCTGTTTGCTGGCGTAGTTCCTATGCATTCACCGATGAAAGCGCTGGAACCGCAGATTAAAGCCTTGATGAATCGTTACAGTTTCCTGAAAACAGGAATGTTTTTCCTAGATTTGGATACTGGGGATTATTTAGATGTTGGGGGCGATCGCGTTTTCCCAGCCGCTAGTACGATTAAATTGCCAATTCTCATTGCCTTTTTCCAAGATTTAGATGCGAGTAAAGTCACCCTTCAGGAAAACCTGACTATGCGACGTGACTTAGTAACCAATGGTTCTGGAACTATGCAGTATGAGCGAGTTGGCAAGAAGTATACAGCTTTGGAAACCATCACTAAGATGATTACCATTAGTGACAATACCGCCACCAATATGATTATCGATCGCTTAGGTGGAGCTACGAAACTAAACCAGCGCTTCCGTAACTGGGGACTGAAAGACACAGTAATTCGGCATCTCTTGGCTGACTTGAGAGGAACCAACACCACAAGTTCTCAAGATATGGCGCGGGTGCTGGCTTTAGTTGTGAATAACAAGCTAGTTTCTCCACAAAGTCGGGAGCAAGCTTTGGATATTCTGCGTCACACTACAATTCACACACTCCTTCCCGCAGGTTTAGGAAAAGGTGCAGTCATAGCCAACAAAACCGGAGATATCGGGTTTCTCATCGGCGATGCCGGATTTGTGACTATGCCAAATGGAAAACGTTATTTAGCGGCTATCTTCGTCACCCGTCCCTATAAGGACACTAGGGGGAGGGACTTTATCCGTCAAGTTTCCCAACTAGTTTACGATTATCTGAATCAGACAAATCCAGTCGCTGCGGTTGGTTCGCCTAACAGTGCTACGAGATAG
- a CDS encoding NYN domain-containing protein: MPRSLLQAVLLVDGYNIIGAWPCLKKTRDSVGLEAARGELVEAMTGYSAFQGYTTQIVFDAQYQNSSSNKEIITELLSVYYTDFGQTADTYIEKSCASFRHQIAQSLISRVIVATSDRAQQLMIQGYGAEWLSAQQLCGEVEATVCRMRQKYHTRKQSKSRFLANAIDAKARQRLAELRMGLQ, from the coding sequence ATGCCCCGTTCCTTACTCCAAGCCGTTTTGTTGGTGGACGGCTACAATATAATAGGCGCTTGGCCTTGCCTTAAAAAAACGCGTGATAGCGTTGGATTAGAGGCCGCACGGGGTGAACTTGTGGAAGCAATGACTGGTTATAGTGCGTTTCAAGGCTATACAACTCAGATAGTTTTTGATGCCCAATATCAGAATTCTTCTAGCAATAAAGAAATAATTACTGAGCTTCTATCAGTTTATTACACTGATTTTGGGCAGACAGCAGATACTTACATTGAAAAATCCTGTGCTTCTTTTCGCCACCAAATAGCCCAATCTTTAATTTCTCGTGTGATTGTTGCTACATCAGATCGGGCGCAGCAGTTGATGATACAAGGGTATGGGGCTGAATGGTTGTCGGCGCAACAACTTTGTGGGGAAGTGGAAGCTACTGTCTGCCGGATGCGACAAAAGTATCATACGCGCAAACAATCGAAGAGTAGGTTTTTAGCTAATGCTATTGATGCTAAAGCACGGCAGCGTCTGGCTGAATTACGAATGGGATTACAGTAA
- a CDS encoding AAA family ATPase: MAFGVAFGLEANVAFGVALGMMFGMALGMVVFRVAVGVEGSVAFGVAFGVVWILGVLRVYFWLPELLWILTLFLLSPNEKRVNCLRYLPPRFDELIILPLPFMDVMIVEAYGKNPNVALETINYLITSTNQQKVAAQAISGIAVDILNRCQRFSDIVEIANQLAWIPLLAPKELGTVLPQFLDISQNVRASQEATSLYRQYELLNVPITALRQLVQSIALTKDARVAVSFGNTAQSWLTILETAQRTLNEQAQQSKEIPQVYIAGNSLDPETAKNRFKGRIDIFREIESLTLSEQMPVLLLYGGRRTGKTSALKYLPYRIQANIVPLLVDIQGVAAATTLKGLAENLAQQIIEAARRLPRKVFLPNPDANKLAEDPFPALQTWFAEIERSNFGKKFLLCLDEYERLGEVVKATSSRAPLNFIRNLLQHQRKWILLFSGSHELSELDDYWSDYLINTRALRMTYLHELEARDLIQQPVENFSDIYEPTAVDEIIQLTRCQPYLVQLVCYEVVELLNRDIRRNRREADTAKATAQDVQEVIPIVLERGDQYFRELWKSLTDSDVYDGLRLRSLLRRIIYGETPTPQDKGVIRKLTRKEILTPEGNAFQVPLVQKYIEQLLEEE; the protein is encoded by the coding sequence GTGGCGTTCGGTGTGGCGTTCGGACTGGAGGCAAACGTGGCGTTCGGCGTGGCGCTAGGCATGATGTTCGGTATGGCGCTCGGCATGGTAGTGTTCCGTGTGGCGGTAGGTGTCGAGGGAAGCGTGGCGTTCGGCGTGGCGTTCGGCGTTGTGTGGATTTTGGGTGTGTTGCGGGTTTACTTCTGGTTGCCAGAATTACTATGGATACTCACCCTGTTCTTGTTGTCTCCAAATGAAAAACGGGTAAATTGTTTGCGATATCTGCCCCCTCGCTTTGATGAATTGATTATTTTGCCTCTGCCTTTCATGGATGTGATGATTGTAGAAGCTTATGGAAAGAACCCAAATGTTGCCCTTGAGACTATTAATTATCTAATTACATCCACCAATCAGCAAAAAGTTGCAGCACAGGCAATTTCTGGTATTGCTGTAGATATTCTCAATCGTTGTCAGAGGTTTAGCGATATTGTGGAGATTGCCAACCAACTAGCGTGGATTCCCTTACTAGCACCAAAGGAACTTGGCACTGTGCTGCCCCAATTTTTGGATATTAGCCAGAATGTACGGGCATCACAGGAAGCAACTTCACTTTATCGTCAATATGAGTTACTGAACGTTCCAATCACTGCATTACGCCAACTGGTGCAAAGTATAGCTTTAACAAAAGATGCTCGCGTTGCTGTTTCTTTTGGCAACACTGCACAAAGCTGGCTAACTATATTAGAAACGGCGCAGCGCACTTTAAACGAACAGGCACAGCAATCAAAAGAAATTCCGCAAGTTTATATTGCTGGTAATTCACTAGACCCGGAAACAGCGAAGAATCGTTTCAAAGGGCGAATTGATATATTTCGAGAAATTGAATCTTTAACACTTTCTGAGCAGATGCCAGTGTTGTTACTCTATGGAGGGCGGAGGACAGGGAAAACTTCAGCACTGAAATATCTACCTTACAGAATACAAGCAAATATTGTACCTTTGCTTGTAGACATACAAGGAGTAGCAGCAGCTACAACCTTAAAAGGATTGGCTGAAAATTTAGCTCAACAGATTATCGAAGCTGCACGGCGATTACCCCGTAAAGTATTCTTGCCTAATCCAGATGCCAATAAACTAGCTGAAGATCCATTTCCTGCACTGCAAACTTGGTTCGCAGAAATAGAACGCAGCAACTTTGGTAAGAAATTTCTCCTCTGTTTAGATGAATATGAACGCCTAGGTGAGGTAGTGAAAGCAACAAGCAGCCGTGCGCCACTCAATTTTATCCGTAACCTGCTGCAACATCAACGCAAGTGGATTTTACTTTTTAGTGGTTCACACGAATTATCTGAACTTGATGATTACTGGAGTGACTATCTAATTAACACCCGTGCTTTGCGAATGACTTACCTGCACGAGTTAGAAGCCCGCGATTTGATTCAACAGCCAGTAGAGAACTTCAGCGATATCTATGAACCAACTGCTGTAGATGAAATTATCCAACTTACTCGCTGTCAACCTTATCTCGTTCAGTTGGTGTGTTATGAGGTGGTGGAATTGCTAAATCGCGATATCAGAAGAAACAGGCGAGAAGCAGATACAGCAAAAGCTACTGCACAGGATGTTCAAGAAGTTATACCTATTGTGCTTGAGCGAGGCGATCAGTATTTTCGGGAATTATGGAAGAGTTTAACAGATAGCGATGTCTACGACGGGCTACGCCTACGCTCTCTCCTGCGCCGGATAATCTACGGGGAAACTCCCACACCGCAAGACAAAGGCGTTATCCGCAAACTAACGCGAAAAGAAATCTTGACTCCAGAAGGCAATGCTTT